A genomic segment from Bradyrhizobium sp. ISRA430 encodes:
- a CDS encoding helix-turn-helix domain-containing protein — MQPKSPSILECPVGRAVETVGEWWSILILRDAFQGATRFDEFSQSLGIAPNILSRRLAHLTETGMFIRRRYSERPPRYEYVLTPKARDFFPVIVALLAWGNKHLAPKGEAIVLASRDDIRPLDPVVVDAANMHPITLANAVVIPGPRASRGMRQRLASLRAMNPAVAPAGD, encoded by the coding sequence ATGCAGCCCAAATCCCCCTCCATCCTCGAATGCCCGGTGGGTCGCGCCGTGGAAACGGTCGGCGAATGGTGGAGCATCCTGATCCTGCGGGATGCGTTTCAGGGCGCGACGCGCTTCGACGAGTTTTCGCAAAGTCTCGGGATCGCGCCGAACATCCTGTCGCGGCGCCTCGCCCATCTCACCGAGACCGGCATGTTCATCCGCCGCCGCTACAGCGAGCGTCCGCCGCGCTACGAATATGTCCTGACACCGAAGGCGCGGGATTTCTTCCCGGTGATCGTGGCGCTGCTCGCCTGGGGCAATAAGCATCTCGCGCCGAAGGGCGAGGCGATCGTGCTGGCGAGCAGGGACGACATTCGCCCGCTCGATCCGGTCGTCGTCGACGCCGCCAACATGCATCCGATCACGCTGGCCAATGCGGTCGTCATTCCCGGCCCGCGCGCGAGCCGCGGGATGCGGCAGCGGCTCGCCTCACTCAGGGCCATGAACCCGGCCGTCGCGCCGGCTGGAGACTGA
- a CDS encoding 4-(cytidine 5'-diphospho)-2-C-methyl-D-erythritol kinase, producing MPALIEEGRAKVNLSLRVVGRRADGYHDLESVVAFADCADRLTLEPGGELRLTTTGPLAAACGDTSDNLVFKAAKLLADAVPNLKLGAFALDKVLPVAAGIGGGSADAAAALRLLARLNDLALDDPRLQRVALATGADVPVCLLSRACDMTGVGEQLLPLMLPSMPCVMVNPRVPVATKDVFQALGLLNGELLVGATDVIEAPAWPEEGASIADWVEVLETVANDLEAPAMRIEPVIGDVLEALRASAGVKLARMSGSGATCFAIFGAPAEAHAAAEQIRRDHPGWWVHAGTLS from the coding sequence ATGCCGGCGTTGATCGAAGAGGGGCGTGCGAAGGTCAACTTAAGCCTTCGCGTGGTCGGCCGTCGCGCCGACGGCTATCATGATCTCGAAAGCGTGGTCGCCTTCGCCGACTGCGCTGACCGGCTCACGCTGGAGCCGGGCGGCGAGCTTCGGCTTACCACCACGGGGCCGCTCGCCGCGGCCTGCGGCGACACGTCCGACAATCTTGTTTTCAAGGCGGCCAAGCTTTTGGCCGACGCTGTGCCGAACCTGAAGTTAGGCGCCTTCGCGCTCGACAAGGTTCTGCCGGTCGCAGCGGGCATCGGCGGCGGCTCGGCCGATGCGGCGGCAGCGCTGCGGCTGCTCGCCCGTCTTAACGATCTCGCACTCGATGATCCCCGCTTGCAGCGGGTCGCGCTGGCGACCGGTGCCGACGTGCCAGTGTGTCTGCTCTCGCGCGCCTGCGACATGACCGGCGTCGGCGAACAGCTCTTGCCCTTGATGCTCCCGAGCATGCCTTGCGTCATGGTCAATCCGCGCGTGCCGGTTGCGACCAAGGATGTGTTCCAGGCGCTTGGCCTGCTCAACGGTGAGCTCCTGGTCGGCGCCACCGACGTCATCGAGGCTCCGGCCTGGCCGGAGGAGGGGGCGTCCATCGCCGACTGGGTCGAGGTTCTCGAAACCGTGGCCAACGACCTCGAAGCGCCCGCGATGCGCATCGAGCCCGTGATCGGCGACGTGCTGGAAGCCTTGCGCGCGTCTGCCGGCGTCAAGCTCGCCCGCATGTCGGGCTCCGGCGCCACCTGCTTTGCGATCTTCGGCGCGCCCGCCGAGGCGCACGCTGCAGCCGAGCAAATCCGCAGGGATCATCCCGGCTGGTGGGTGCATGCGGGGACGTTGAGCTAA
- the fabF gene encoding beta-ketoacyl-ACP synthase II produces MRRIVVTGMGAVSPLGCGVELSWRRLLAGRSGLRVLPEWSQPLPARIAGLVPDKTDDIEGGFDPAQAAAQKDQRKMDRFILFALLAAAEAVAQARWTPQDAAALERTATIIASGVGGFPAMVEAARTTDQRGVRRLSPFTIPSFLANLAAGHVSIKHGYRGPLGTPVTACAAGVQAIGDAARMIRAGEADVAICGGTEACIDLVSLGGFAAARALSSRFNDEPARASRPFDRDRDGFVMGEGAGILVIEELDHALARGAAPIAEIVGYGTTADAYHMTSGPPDGDGARRAMEIALRQARLEPADLQHLNAHATSTPAGDESELAAIGALFGRDRSIAVSATKSATGHLLGAAGGLEAIFTILALRDQTAPPTLNLESPDPGAEGIDIVAGAARSMPMAYAISNGFGFGGVNASVIFRQMG; encoded by the coding sequence ATGCGTCGTATCGTCGTGACGGGAATGGGAGCGGTGTCGCCGCTCGGCTGCGGTGTCGAACTGTCCTGGCGCCGGCTGCTCGCCGGACGCAGCGGGCTGCGTGTTCTGCCCGAGTGGTCGCAGCCGCTGCCGGCGCGCATCGCCGGACTGGTGCCCGACAAGACCGACGACATCGAAGGCGGCTTCGACCCCGCACAGGCGGCAGCGCAGAAGGATCAGCGCAAGATGGACCGCTTCATCCTGTTCGCACTGCTCGCCGCCGCAGAGGCAGTCGCGCAGGCCAGATGGACGCCGCAGGACGCGGCGGCGCTGGAGCGGACCGCGACGATCATCGCCTCCGGTGTCGGCGGATTTCCGGCGATGGTGGAAGCGGCGCGCACTACCGACCAGCGCGGCGTGCGCCGGCTGTCGCCGTTCACCATCCCCTCGTTTCTGGCCAATCTCGCCGCCGGTCACGTCTCGATCAAACACGGCTACAGGGGACCGCTGGGGACGCCGGTCACGGCCTGCGCCGCCGGTGTGCAGGCGATCGGTGATGCCGCGCGCATGATCCGCGCGGGCGAGGCCGACGTCGCGATCTGCGGCGGCACTGAGGCCTGCATCGATCTCGTCAGTCTCGGCGGCTTCGCGGCCGCCCGCGCCCTGTCGAGCCGCTTCAACGATGAGCCCGCGCGGGCCTCCCGCCCGTTCGATCGCGACCGCGACGGCTTTGTCATGGGCGAAGGCGCCGGCATCCTGGTGATCGAGGAGCTGGATCATGCCCTCGCCCGCGGCGCTGCACCGATCGCCGAGATCGTCGGATATGGCACGACGGCGGACGCCTATCACATGACGTCGGGTCCGCCCGATGGCGACGGCGCCCGCCGCGCCATGGAGATCGCGCTGCGTCAGGCGCGGCTGGAGCCGGCCGATCTGCAGCACCTGAATGCGCATGCAACGTCGACGCCGGCCGGCGACGAGAGCGAGCTTGCCGCCATCGGCGCACTGTTCGGCCGCGACCGCAGCATTGCGGTGAGCGCGACGAAATCGGCCACCGGTCATCTGCTCGGCGCCGCCGGAGGGCTGGAGGCGATCTTCACCATCCTCGCCTTGCGCGACCAGACCGCTCCGCCGACACTCAATCTCGAAAGCCCCGATCCAGGGGCCGAGGGCATCGACATCGTGGCGGGGGCGGCACGATCGATGCCGATGGCGTACGCCATCTCCAACGGGTTCGGCTTCGGCGGTGTCAATGCCAGCGTGATCTTCCGGCAGATGGGCTAG
- a CDS encoding electron transfer flavoprotein-ubiquinone oxidoreductase, translating to MSTEELPPRESMEFDVVIVGAGPSGLAAAIRLKQLNADLNVVVVEKGSEVGAHILSGAVIDPAGLDKLIPDWRNDPDCSLKTQVKDDRFYWMTGGGAIKLPNFIMPPLMDNHHCYIGSLGNVCRWLARKAEALGVEIYPGFAAAEVLYDDEGKVRGIATGDMGIGRDGKPKDSFTRGMELLGKYTLFAEGARGSLTKQLINKFALDAKCEPPKFGIGLKEVWQIDPAKHQKGMIQHSFGWPLDMKTGGGSFLYHYDDNLVAVGFVVHLNYDDPYLSPFDEFQRFKTHPSIRGTFEGAKRLAYGARAITEGGYQSVPKLSFPGGALIGCAAGFVNVPRIKGVHNAMGSGMLAAEHVAAAIAADRANDELVEYENAWRSSSVGKDLFLVRNVKPLWSKFGTVLGVALGGFDMWCNTLFGASLFGTQSHAKPDRATLDPAKQHTPKVYPKPDGKISFDKLSSVFLSNTNHEEDQPVHLKVTDMNLQKTSEHDVFAGPSNRYCPAGVYEWVDEDTSPRFVINAQNCVHCKTCDVKDPNGNITWVPPEGGGGPNYEAM from the coding sequence ATGAGCACCGAAGAACTCCCCCCGCGCGAATCCATGGAATTCGACGTCGTCATTGTCGGCGCCGGCCCTTCGGGCCTGGCGGCCGCGATCCGGCTGAAGCAGCTCAATGCCGATCTCAACGTCGTCGTAGTTGAAAAAGGCTCCGAGGTCGGCGCACACATTCTCTCGGGCGCGGTGATCGATCCTGCGGGCCTCGACAAGCTGATTCCCGACTGGCGGAATGATCCCGACTGCTCGTTGAAAACGCAAGTCAAGGACGACCGCTTCTACTGGATGACGGGTGGCGGCGCGATCAAGCTGCCGAACTTCATCATGCCGCCGCTGATGGACAACCATCACTGCTACATCGGCTCGCTCGGCAATGTCTGCCGCTGGCTGGCGCGCAAGGCCGAAGCGCTCGGCGTCGAGATCTATCCGGGCTTTGCGGCCGCCGAAGTGCTCTACGACGATGAGGGCAAGGTGCGCGGCATCGCCACCGGCGACATGGGCATCGGCAGGGACGGCAAGCCGAAGGACTCCTTTACCCGTGGCATGGAATTGCTCGGCAAGTACACGCTGTTCGCCGAGGGCGCCCGCGGCAGCCTCACCAAGCAGCTCATCAACAAGTTCGCGCTCGATGCGAAGTGCGAGCCGCCGAAATTCGGCATCGGCCTCAAGGAGGTCTGGCAGATCGACCCCGCCAAGCATCAGAAGGGCATGATCCAGCATTCGTTCGGCTGGCCGCTCGACATGAAGACCGGCGGCGGCTCGTTCCTCTATCACTACGACGACAACCTCGTCGCCGTCGGCTTCGTCGTGCATCTGAACTACGACGACCCGTACCTGTCGCCGTTCGACGAGTTCCAGCGCTTCAAGACTCATCCGTCGATCCGCGGCACCTTCGAGGGCGCCAAGCGGCTCGCCTACGGCGCGCGCGCCATCACCGAAGGCGGCTACCAGTCGGTGCCGAAGCTCAGCTTCCCCGGCGGCGCGCTGATCGGCTGCGCGGCCGGCTTCGTCAACGTGCCGCGCATCAAGGGCGTGCACAATGCGATGGGCAGCGGCATGCTCGCCGCCGAGCACGTCGCGGCCGCCATCGCCGCCGATCGCGCCAATGATGAGCTCGTCGAGTACGAGAACGCCTGGCGTTCCTCGTCGGTCGGCAAGGATCTGTTCCTGGTCCGCAACGTCAAGCCGCTGTGGTCGAAGTTCGGCACGGTGCTCGGAGTCGCGCTCGGCGGCTTCGACATGTGGTGCAACACGCTGTTCGGCGCGTCGCTGTTCGGCACCCAGTCGCATGCCAAGCCCGACCGCGCCACGCTCGATCCGGCCAAGCAGCATACGCCGAAGGTCTACCCGAAGCCGGATGGCAAGATTTCGTTCGACAAGCTGTCCTCGGTGTTCCTGTCCAACACCAACCATGAGGAGGACCAGCCGGTTCACCTCAAGGTCACGGACATGAATCTGCAGAAGACGTCCGAACACGATGTCTTCGCAGGACCCTCGAACCGCTATTGCCCGGCCGGCGTTTATGAGTGGGTCGACGAAGACACAAGCCCGCGCTTCGTCATCAATGCCCAGAACTGCGTCCACTGCAAAACCTGCGACGTGAAGGACCCCAACGGCAACATTACCTGGGTTCCCCCGGAGGGCGGCGGCGGTCCGAACTACGAGGCGATGTAG
- a CDS encoding alpha/beta hydrolase, whose amino-acid sequence MLVPQSRYYESHSLRLHYADWGNEGAPTVILVHGGRDHCRSWDSIARSLQPHFHVLAPDLRGHGDSDWTRGGSYALTEYVYDLAQLVRAVAAPQVILIGHSMGGMVSLIYSGSCPEQVSALVVLDGVTVLPDAEKPPAHERITKWIGQLDKLHDRTPRRYRTIEDAAAQMIAYNKRLSRELALHLATHGVRQNEDGSFSWKFDPYQRASAPHRLWPDDHVALWSRIACPTLLLNASESFLAGTKATGLERYFQRARAETISGAGHWLHHDRPDQVLGAIRRFLGLADEGG is encoded by the coding sequence ATGCTCGTTCCGCAAAGTCGCTACTACGAGTCCCACAGCCTGCGGCTGCATTATGCCGACTGGGGCAACGAGGGGGCGCCAACCGTCATCCTGGTTCACGGCGGCCGCGATCATTGCCGGAGCTGGGACAGCATCGCCCGATCGTTGCAGCCGCACTTTCACGTGCTCGCGCCCGACCTCCGCGGGCACGGCGATTCCGATTGGACCAGGGGCGGCAGCTACGCCCTGACCGAATATGTGTACGATCTCGCGCAGCTCGTCCGCGCCGTCGCGGCGCCCCAGGTGATCCTGATCGGCCACTCGATGGGCGGGATGGTGAGCCTGATCTATTCGGGATCATGTCCCGAGCAGGTCTCTGCGCTGGTGGTCCTCGACGGTGTGACCGTCCTGCCGGATGCGGAGAAGCCGCCGGCACACGAGCGCATCACCAAATGGATCGGCCAGCTCGACAAGCTGCACGACCGCACACCGCGTCGCTATCGCACGATCGAAGACGCGGCGGCGCAGATGATCGCCTACAACAAACGCCTGTCGCGCGAACTCGCGCTGCATCTCGCAACTCATGGCGTGCGCCAGAACGAGGACGGCAGCTTTAGCTGGAAGTTCGATCCCTACCAGCGCGCCAGCGCGCCGCACCGGCTCTGGCCGGACGATCACGTCGCGCTGTGGTCGCGCATCGCCTGCCCGACGCTGCTGCTCAATGCCAGCGAGAGCTTCCTCGCCGGTACCAAGGCGACAGGCCTGGAGCGCTACTTTCAACGAGCGCGCGCTGAGACCATCTCCGGCGCCGGACACTGGCTGCATCACGACCGGCCAGATCAGGTGCTCGGCGCGATCCGGAGGTTTCTGGGGCTTGCCGATGAAGGCGGTTAG
- a CDS encoding LysE family translocator: MSETSFWLFLAAAIVIAAVPGPGIFYVAARTLSEGRASGFASTAGTALGGMVHVVAGSLGISAIILASAELFAVVKFVGALYLVWLGIRTFRGAGRALSLESEAVGERRAFRDGMLVEALNPKTAAFFLAFVPQFLNPLGSSLTLQFIMLGAISVALNTLADVVVVLMASATRRHLIGRPHLMRRLTQGSGVFIAGLGLSLALARRPVHS; encoded by the coding sequence ATGAGTGAAACGAGTTTCTGGCTGTTTCTGGCGGCCGCTATCGTCATTGCCGCCGTGCCCGGCCCCGGCATCTTCTACGTCGCGGCACGAACCTTGTCGGAAGGGCGTGCGAGCGGCTTCGCATCGACGGCGGGCACCGCGCTGGGCGGGATGGTTCACGTGGTGGCGGGCAGCCTCGGCATCTCCGCGATCATCCTTGCGAGCGCCGAGCTGTTTGCCGTGGTGAAATTCGTCGGCGCGTTATATCTGGTGTGGCTCGGCATCCGCACATTTCGCGGCGCCGGCCGCGCACTTTCGCTGGAGAGCGAGGCCGTCGGCGAGAGGCGCGCCTTTCGCGACGGCATGCTGGTCGAGGCGCTGAACCCGAAGACCGCAGCGTTCTTCCTCGCCTTCGTTCCGCAGTTCCTCAATCCCTTGGGATCGAGCCTCACGCTGCAATTCATCATGCTCGGCGCGATCTCGGTGGCGCTGAACACGCTAGCCGATGTCGTCGTCGTGCTGATGGCATCCGCAACACGCAGGCACCTGATCGGCCGGCCGCATCTGATGCGGCGCCTCACGCAAGGCTCCGGCGTCTTCATCGCGGGCCTCGGCCTTTCGCTCGCGCTGGCGCGGCGGCCGGTGCATAGCTAG
- a CDS encoding glycosyltransferase family 39 protein, with protein sequence MRFTSLVIELIRARPRLVVWIVVLLQAAMWLFVALVFYRSPPGNLATLLAFGREYQVGTDLGPPLPIWLADIAYRTAGGHMFGVYVLAELCEIATFVALYHLARAVVGSQQAVLAVLLTMTVLAFSSPALDFGPLVLARPLWTLLLLHSWQIIGQRRGNAWFAWSIEAGLLLLTTPAAIFLLSLLAIFAVATAGGRRTLRALDPLFAIVVVAVLALPYAVWLMRAETLVLPPLPQVSELNARALNAAWLLGGLVLGAAAVPALAFLNTGWFAGKTEEPPIIYRPSVAPLAQSFVYFFALAPALGAVLIAGLFGLDGVVGGAGVVLVMAGLAVVVAAGDLIAMRRARMLRTVWAAAVVAPAAGVVLAVLAMPWTGTGEIATSMPARAISDFFDESFARRTNHRLRAVAGETQLASLIALHSGRPHLFIDADPARTPWMTSAKFSETGGVVVWRASDTAGTPPPDILKRFPGIVPEVPRAFEWLVTGRQQLLRVGWAIVRPKGT encoded by the coding sequence ATGCGGTTTACCTCCCTCGTCATCGAGCTCATTCGCGCCCGGCCGCGGCTGGTCGTGTGGATCGTGGTGTTGTTGCAGGCCGCGATGTGGCTGTTCGTGGCGCTCGTGTTCTACCGCAGCCCGCCCGGCAACCTCGCAACCCTTCTGGCCTTCGGCCGCGAATACCAGGTCGGCACCGATCTCGGCCCGCCCTTGCCGATCTGGCTTGCCGACATCGCTTACCGTACCGCGGGCGGCCATATGTTCGGCGTCTACGTCCTGGCCGAGCTCTGCGAGATCGCGACCTTCGTCGCGCTTTATCATCTCGCGCGCGCCGTGGTCGGCAGCCAGCAGGCGGTGCTCGCGGTGCTGCTAACCATGACGGTGCTGGCCTTCTCTTCGCCCGCGCTCGACTTCGGCCCCTTGGTGCTGGCGCGGCCGCTCTGGACGCTGCTCCTGCTGCATTCCTGGCAAATCATCGGCCAGCGCCGCGGCAATGCCTGGTTCGCCTGGTCGATCGAGGCGGGGCTGTTGCTGCTGACGACGCCGGCGGCGATCTTTCTCCTCTCGCTGCTCGCCATCTTCGCGGTTGCGACCGCCGGCGGCCGCCGGACACTGCGCGCGCTCGACCCGCTGTTTGCGATCGTGGTCGTCGCCGTGCTGGCACTGCCCTATGCGGTCTGGCTGATGCGCGCCGAGACGCTCGTCCTGCCGCCCCTGCCGCAAGTCTCCGAGCTGAACGCCCGCGCACTCAACGCGGCCTGGCTGCTCGGCGGTCTCGTGCTCGGCGCAGCGGCGGTTCCCGCGCTGGCCTTCCTCAACACCGGTTGGTTCGCCGGCAAGACCGAGGAGCCGCCGATCATCTATCGGCCGTCGGTCGCGCCGCTGGCGCAAAGCTTCGTCTACTTCTTCGCGCTCGCGCCGGCCCTCGGTGCGGTCCTGATCGCTGGCCTGTTCGGTCTCGACGGTGTCGTCGGCGGCGCCGGCGTCGTGCTGGTGATGGCGGGGCTTGCCGTGGTCGTGGCGGCCGGCGATCTGATCGCGATGCGGCGCGCGCGGATGCTGCGCACGGTGTGGGCCGCGGCGGTCGTGGCGCCGGCGGCGGGCGTTGTGCTGGCCGTCCTGGCGATGCCCTGGACCGGCACCGGCGAGATCGCGACCTCGATGCCGGCGCGCGCGATCTCCGACTTCTTCGACGAGAGCTTTGCACGACGTACCAATCATCGCCTGCGCGCCGTCGCCGGCGAGACCCAGCTTGCAAGCCTGATTGCGCTGCATTCCGGTCGGCCGCATCTCTTCATCGATGCCGATCCTGCACGCACGCCCTGGATGACATCGGCGAAATTCAGCGAGACCGGCGGCGTCGTGGTCTGGCGCGCCTCCGACACGGCCGGCACGCCGCCGCCGGACATCCTCAAACGCTTCCCCGGCATCGTGCCCGAAGTGCCGCGCGCCTTCGAATGGCTGGTGACCGGACGCCAGCAACTCCTGCGCGTCGGCTGGGCCATCGTGCGGCCGAAGGGGACGTGA
- a CDS encoding uracil-DNA glycosylase, with amino-acid sequence MIPEPTPTVRELLAFYLEAGVDCALAEEPIDRLAEVDAPPPPARVAQPAEAPPPVAAPAVMRGEAAPAPDIAIASAREAARTAPTLEALRELMQSFEGCALKHTATRLVFADGNPQARIMFVGEAPGRDEDIEGLPFVGRSGKLLDRMIGAIGLDRSNAYIANVIPWRPPGNRTPTPQETQICLPFIQRQIELVNPDVLVTLGNPSTQTLLSTREGIMRTRGRWFDYDTGQRTIRALPTFHPAYLLRSPAYKRLAWQDLRAIAKVLATS; translated from the coding sequence ATGATCCCCGAACCTACCCCCACCGTCCGCGAGCTTCTAGCCTTCTATCTGGAGGCCGGTGTCGATTGCGCGCTGGCGGAAGAACCGATCGACCGGCTGGCCGAGGTCGACGCCCCGCCGCCGCCCGCGCGCGTGGCACAGCCGGCGGAGGCGCCGCCGCCAGTGGCCGCGCCCGCCGTGATGCGCGGCGAGGCGGCGCCCGCTCCCGACATTGCAATCGCCTCGGCGCGCGAGGCCGCGCGCACCGCGCCGACGCTCGAGGCGCTGCGCGAGCTGATGCAAAGCTTCGAGGGCTGCGCGCTGAAACACACCGCGACGCGGCTGGTGTTCGCCGACGGCAATCCGCAGGCGCGCATCATGTTCGTCGGCGAGGCGCCGGGGCGCGACGAGGACATCGAGGGCCTGCCCTTCGTCGGCCGAAGCGGAAAACTGCTCGACCGCATGATCGGCGCGATCGGGCTCGACCGCAGCAACGCCTATATCGCCAACGTGATCCCGTGGCGGCCGCCCGGCAACCGAACGCCGACGCCGCAGGAGACACAGATCTGCCTGCCCTTCATCCAGCGCCAGATCGAACTGGTGAATCCCGACGTGCTGGTGACGCTCGGCAATCCCTCGACGCAGACGCTGCTGTCGACGCGTGAAGGCATCATGCGCACCCGCGGCCGCTGGTTCGACTACGACACAGGCCAACGCACGATCCGCGCGCTGCCGACCTTCCACCCGGCCTATCTGCTCCGCTCGCCGGCCTACAAGCGGCTGGCCTGGCAGGATCTGCGCGCGATCGCGAAGGTGCTGGCAACATCGTGA
- a CDS encoding tetratricopeptide repeat protein — MFSNRFNRWTVAAIALAGSALVAAPGAVLAQTPDHPENTAAQFPTRNDLKSLTTSGSYLAARHASVERDAASAAAFYRSALRTDPKNNELLDRAFISSVADGDIDEAVKLAERILTIDKTNRVARLVVGVHDLKLKKYSAAQSNINQSIRGPITDLVATLLSGWAAYGAGDSKGAVAGIDKLAGPEWYPLFKDLHTGMILELAGKEKDAGTRFERAYKLDDSMLRVAEAYARWLSRNKDAAAATAIYAAFDKKLARHPLIQEGLRETRAGKKMPPLVDSAQAGAAEALYGIGATLTRRGGEDLALVYLQLSLYLQPSHPLALLSLADLYESVKRPQMAIKVYERVPASSPLKRNAQIQLAVDLDSADRTDESIKILKGVVSEDPKDLEAIMALGNIERGRKKFGDCGATYSQGVDVLPPGNDKANSVWYYYRGICEERSKQWSKAEADMKKALELQPDQPHVLNYLGYSWIDQGINLDEGMKMIKRAVEQRPDDGYIVDSLGWAYYRIGNYEEAVKNLERAIDLKPEDPTINDHLGDAYWRVGRTLEAKFQWAHARDLKPEPEELPKIEAKIAGGLTDDNSNSSAAQAEKKKDDGKGG, encoded by the coding sequence ATGTTTTCAAATCGTTTCAACCGCTGGACTGTTGCCGCCATCGCCCTTGCGGGCTCCGCGCTCGTCGCGGCCCCCGGTGCGGTCCTGGCGCAGACGCCGGATCATCCGGAGAACACGGCGGCGCAGTTTCCGACCCGAAACGATCTGAAGTCGCTGACCACCTCCGGCAGCTATCTCGCCGCCCGCCACGCCAGCGTCGAACGCGATGCCGCCTCCGCAGCCGCCTTCTACCGCTCGGCGCTGCGCACCGATCCCAAGAACAACGAGCTGCTCGACCGCGCCTTCATCTCGTCGGTCGCCGACGGCGACATCGATGAAGCGGTCAAGCTCGCCGAGCGCATCCTCACCATCGACAAGACCAACCGCGTCGCGCGTCTCGTGGTCGGCGTGCATGATCTCAAGCTGAAGAAATATTCGGCCGCGCAGAGCAACATCAACCAGTCGATCCGCGGTCCGATCACCGATCTCGTCGCTACGCTGCTGTCGGGCTGGGCCGCTTACGGCGCCGGCGATTCCAAGGGCGCTGTCGCTGGCATCGACAAGCTGGCCGGCCCCGAATGGTATCCGCTGTTCAAGGACCTCCATACCGGCATGATCCTCGAGCTCGCCGGCAAGGAGAAGGATGCCGGTACCCGCTTCGAGCGCGCCTACAAGCTCGACGATTCCATGCTGCGCGTGGCCGAGGCCTATGCGCGCTGGCTGTCGCGCAACAAGGACGCGGCCGCCGCAACCGCCATCTACGCGGCCTTCGACAAGAAGCTTGCCCGTCATCCGCTGATCCAGGAAGGCCTGCGCGAGACCCGCGCCGGCAAGAAGATGCCGCCGCTGGTCGATTCCGCGCAGGCCGGTGCGGCCGAGGCGCTCTACGGCATCGGCGCCACGCTGACCCGCCGCGGTGGCGAGGATCTGGCGCTGGTCTATCTCCAGCTCTCGCTCTATCTCCAGCCCAGCCATCCGCTGGCGCTGCTCTCGCTCGCCGATCTCTACGAATCGGTGAAGCGGCCGCAGATGGCGATCAAGGTCTACGAGCGCGTGCCGGCGTCCTCGCCCCTGAAGCGCAACGCGCAGATCCAACTCGCGGTCGACCTCGACTCCGCCGATCGTACCGACGAGTCGATCAAGATTCTCAAGGGCGTGGTGAGCGAGGATCCCAAGGATCTTGAAGCCATCATGGCGCTCGGCAACATCGAGCGCGGCCGCAAGAAGTTCGGCGACTGCGGTGCGACCTATTCGCAAGGCGTCGACGTGCTGCCGCCCGGCAACGACAAGGCCAACAGCGTCTGGTATTACTATCGCGGCATTTGCGAGGAGCGCTCCAAGCAGTGGAGCAAGGCCGAGGCCGACATGAAGAAGGCGCTCGAGCTGCAGCCCGACCAGCCGCACGTGCTCAATTATCTCGGCTATTCCTGGATCGACCAGGGCATCAACCTCGACGAAGGCATGAAGATGATCAAGCGTGCCGTCGAGCAGCGCCCCGATGACGGCTACATCGTCGATTCTCTCGGCTGGGCCTATTACCGCATCGGCAATTACGAAGAAGCGGTGAAGAACCTCGAGCGCGCGATCGACCTGAAGCCCGAGGATCCCACCATCAACGATCACCTCGGCGATGCCTATTGGCGCGTCGGCCGCACGCTGGAAGCGAAATTCCAGTGGGCGCATGCCCGCGATCTCAAGCCCGAGCCGGAGGAGCTGCCGAAGATCGAGGCCAAGATCGCAGGCGGTCTCACCGACGACAATTCGAACTCCTCGGCTGCCCAAGCCGAGAAGAAGAAGGACGACGGCAAGGGCGGCTGA